One window of the Leptospira koniambonensis genome contains the following:
- a CDS encoding RCC1 domain-containing protein, with translation MKRLLPLVLLFLWTCSNSSSKTPMGLLGGTNSTSASSNFEISSPTEGEVLSVYQFDLGVSGASSGTYEVFLNETKQTELEGETAEFQVPSLKPKRGQNTLKVVLTNEEGNVLEKSVSFYFGNKLTAGGSHSGFIIDGFIYSCGRNNKGQLGTGFSEGDTSNPNIVKLTSISGIVSISFNQNNSLAIKDDGKVYTWGANAQGQLGLGNTTEPAVGTAGNPAAQTPPTEVPGITDAVMGAFGFNHAVILKSDGTVVAFGQNNVGQLGNADPAITTTTVSSNPVAVVGLTNIIQVIAGSQHSAALDSNGDVYVWGRNQYGNLGNGSTSTSTAIFSTPAKVPGLTGIKHIANGRDHILALKSDGTVFAWGLNASGQLGIGNQDSPKNSPLQVSNIINAIRVFAGGTQSFALLADGSIQGWGENGQGNLGNPDAATKVTEPNLSVVGISKGSSLGIGALHGFVLLPDNSVYGWGWNFRGSLGRPDLQDAWAAKTPVALTFP, from the coding sequence ATGAAACGCCTATTACCCCTAGTTCTTCTATTCCTATGGACCTGTTCCAATTCTTCTTCCAAAACCCCAATGGGGCTTTTAGGCGGAACTAACTCCACGAGCGCAAGTTCCAATTTTGAGATCTCCTCCCCCACCGAAGGAGAGGTTTTATCCGTTTACCAATTCGACTTAGGCGTCTCAGGTGCAAGTTCCGGAACCTACGAAGTTTTCCTAAACGAAACTAAACAAACAGAATTAGAAGGAGAAACCGCCGAATTTCAAGTGCCAAGCCTCAAACCAAAAAGAGGCCAAAACACACTCAAAGTAGTTTTAACAAATGAAGAAGGTAACGTACTAGAAAAATCTGTCTCCTTCTATTTCGGGAACAAACTAACAGCGGGAGGATCACATTCAGGATTTATAATAGATGGTTTTATCTATTCCTGCGGTAGAAATAACAAAGGCCAACTCGGGACAGGATTTTCAGAAGGAGATACAAGCAATCCTAATATAGTAAAACTTACTTCTATCTCCGGGATCGTAAGTATTTCATTTAACCAAAACAATTCATTAGCGATCAAAGATGACGGAAAAGTTTATACCTGGGGAGCAAACGCACAAGGGCAATTAGGACTAGGAAACACAACTGAACCCGCAGTTGGAACTGCAGGAAATCCCGCTGCACAAACTCCTCCTACAGAAGTTCCAGGGATCACCGACGCAGTTATGGGAGCATTCGGTTTCAATCATGCAGTCATTTTAAAGTCTGATGGAACAGTAGTTGCATTCGGGCAGAATAATGTGGGTCAATTAGGAAATGCAGATCCAGCCATTACAACTACAACAGTTTCTTCCAACCCTGTAGCAGTAGTTGGGCTTACAAATATCATCCAAGTAATTGCGGGTTCACAACATTCTGCGGCCTTAGATTCAAACGGTGATGTTTACGTTTGGGGAAGAAATCAGTATGGAAATTTAGGAAATGGAAGCACTTCAACCTCTACTGCAATTTTTTCAACCCCGGCAAAGGTCCCTGGACTTACAGGTATAAAACATATCGCGAATGGAAGAGATCATATTCTAGCATTAAAAAGTGACGGAACAGTTTTTGCTTGGGGCTTAAATGCGAGCGGTCAGTTAGGAATTGGAAACCAAGATAGTCCTAAAAATTCTCCATTACAAGTAAGTAATATAATAAATGCGATCCGAGTATTCGCAGGCGGTACACAAAGTTTTGCCCTTCTTGCCGACGGAAGTATCCAAGGTTGGGGAGAAAATGGACAAGGTAATTTGGGAAACCCAGATGCAGCTACTAAAGTTACTGAGCCAAACTTAAGCGTGGTTGGAATTTCAAAAGGATCCAGCTTAGGAATAGGAGCTCTCCACGGTTTCGTGTTACTACCGGATAATTCCGTATATGGTTGGGGTTGGAATTTTAGAGGATCTCTAGGAAGACCTGACTTGCAGGATGCCTGGGCTGCTAAAACCCCAGTTGCTTTAACATTTCCATAA
- a CDS encoding bifunctional helix-turn-helix domain-containing protein/methylated-DNA--[protein]-cysteine S-methyltransferase produces the protein MKGQQNTDFDRIADAIFYLRKNFKTQPSLEDVAGKLKLSPHHFQRMFTDWAGVSPKKFLQYTTLEYAKSLLKENGSSLLDTALDSGLSGTGRLHDLFVNIEGMTPGEYKNGGKDLSINYSYAESPFGKLLVASTPKGICYISFFENEKKVFQELKSIFPNAAYNQTVDMIQQNALFIFTHDWSQLGKIKLHLKGTDFQLKVWETLLKVPMGKLSTYGQIGEQMGNPKATRAIGTAIGNNPVAFLIPCHRVIRSSGEFGEYHWGDSRKVAMIGWEAAKTDLVNRNDL, from the coding sequence ATGAAAGGACAACAAAACACAGACTTTGATAGGATTGCAGACGCGATCTTCTATCTTCGTAAAAATTTCAAAACTCAACCAAGCTTGGAAGATGTGGCAGGTAAATTAAAACTTAGCCCTCATCATTTCCAAAGAATGTTCACCGACTGGGCAGGAGTAAGCCCAAAAAAGTTTTTGCAATACACTACTTTGGAATATGCAAAAAGTTTATTAAAAGAGAATGGCTCCTCTTTATTAGACACAGCCTTGGACTCAGGACTTTCTGGAACAGGTAGATTACACGATCTGTTTGTGAACATAGAAGGAATGACCCCAGGAGAATACAAAAATGGAGGAAAGGATCTTTCAATTAACTATAGTTATGCGGAGAGTCCTTTTGGCAAATTACTTGTGGCCTCTACTCCAAAAGGAATTTGTTATATTTCATTTTTTGAAAATGAGAAGAAGGTATTCCAAGAGTTAAAGTCAATCTTTCCGAACGCGGCTTATAACCAAACGGTAGATATGATCCAACAAAATGCTTTGTTCATATTCACTCATGACTGGAGCCAGTTAGGTAAAATAAAATTACATCTCAAAGGTACAGACTTCCAACTCAAGGTATGGGAAACACTTTTGAAAGTCCCTATGGGAAAACTTTCCACATACGGACAGATCGGAGAACAAATGGGGAATCCTAAGGCAACAAGAGCAATAGGAACTGCGATCGGAAATAATCCAGTGGCTTTTCTAATTCCTTGTCATAGAGTGATCCGTTCTTCTGGAGAGTTTGGCGAATACCATTGGGGAGATTCTCGTAAGGTTGCAATGATCGGTTGGGAAGCTGCCAAAACGGATCTGGTCAATAGGAATGATCTGTGA
- a CDS encoding alpha-ketoglutarate-dependent dioxygenase AlkB family protein, with product MELFESERLRNLLPYDGTVTYYGMIVARDLSDSLLKILLQDIPWKNDEAIIYGKHIITRRKVAWFGDSDYEYTYSNTTKRALPWTKELSELKILTEEITGTKFNSCLLNLYNNGEEGMAWHSDDEKSLGKNSTIASLSFGAERKFCFKHKSTKEQISLILEHGSLLVMQGAQESWLHSLPKTKSIKQPRINLTFRTMRY from the coding sequence ATGGAACTGTTTGAATCAGAAAGACTGAGAAACTTACTTCCCTATGACGGTACTGTTACTTATTACGGAATGATCGTCGCTCGGGATCTTTCAGATAGTCTTCTCAAAATTTTACTCCAAGATATCCCTTGGAAGAACGACGAGGCGATTATTTACGGGAAACATATAATCACCAGAAGAAAAGTAGCCTGGTTTGGAGATTCAGATTATGAATATACTTATTCAAACACTACCAAAAGAGCGCTACCTTGGACAAAAGAACTTTCTGAACTCAAAATTCTAACAGAAGAAATCACCGGAACCAAATTTAATTCCTGCTTACTCAATTTATATAATAATGGAGAAGAAGGAATGGCCTGGCATAGCGATGATGAAAAATCATTAGGGAAAAATTCCACTATTGCTTCTTTATCATTTGGAGCAGAAAGAAAATTTTGCTTCAAACATAAATCCACAAAAGAACAGATTTCTTTAATATTAGAACACGGAAGTTTATTGGTCATGCAAGGAGCCCAAGAATCTTGGTTGCATAGTCTTCCTAAAACAAAATCAATTAAACAACCGAGGATCAATCTGACTTTCAGAACGATGCGTTATTAA
- a CDS encoding YdeI/OmpD-associated family protein, with translation MIPKFFKTGKEFRSWLSKNYKKETELLLGFYKVKSSKKGILYGEAVDQALCFGWIDGIRKNIDEESYSARFTPRKIGSIWSKVNIKRIQELIQEGLVQESGLQAFHSEKKKTAQYSFEQEKIELPSAYKKQFQKNKKAWEFFTSQAPSYQRTAIWWAISPKREETRLKRLDILISDSGSQKRIDALSWKKKEPQT, from the coding sequence ATGATACCAAAGTTCTTTAAGACCGGAAAGGAATTCCGCTCCTGGCTTTCCAAAAATTATAAAAAAGAAACAGAACTTCTTCTAGGCTTTTATAAGGTAAAGTCCTCTAAAAAAGGAATTTTATATGGAGAGGCAGTAGACCAAGCCTTATGTTTCGGTTGGATAGATGGGATCAGAAAGAATATAGATGAAGAGAGTTATTCTGCCCGTTTTACTCCCAGAAAGATAGGAAGTATTTGGAGTAAGGTTAATATAAAACGTATCCAAGAGTTGATCCAGGAAGGTTTGGTCCAAGAGTCTGGCTTACAAGCTTTCCATTCTGAAAAGAAGAAGACCGCGCAATATTCTTTCGAGCAGGAGAAGATAGAACTACCTTCTGCTTATAAAAAACAATTCCAGAAAAATAAAAAGGCCTGGGAGTTCTTTACTAGCCAAGCTCCCTCTTATCAGCGAACTGCCATTTGGTGGGCGATCAGTCCCAAAAGGGAAGAAACCAGACTGAAAAGGTTGGATATCCTAATCTCAGACTCCGGGTCCCAAAAAAGGATAGATGCACTCTCATGGAAAAAGAAAGAGCCCCAAACCTAA
- a CDS encoding Ada metal-binding domain-containing protein, with product MIRKKNLALAGNLKLKIYGTLFCNSGKRMNKQNRIFFSSEKEAINLGFRPCGHCLKEKYKVWKHGTV from the coding sequence TTGATCCGAAAAAAGAATTTAGCCTTAGCCGGTAATTTAAAACTAAAAATTTACGGAACTCTTTTTTGTAATTCAGGCAAAAGAATGAATAAACAAAATCGTATCTTCTTTTCTTCTGAAAAAGAAGCGATTAATTTAGGATTTCGACCTTGTGGACATTGTTTAAAAGAAAAATATAAAGTTTGGAAACATGGAACTGTTTGA
- a CDS encoding questin oxidase family protein: MKAFCYFNVLVRKDRGGYMEEEDTMEKVLEYLEPFGPDLKNGLSNHAPMACEALLTMGKRESVFPWLERYGNQFLEKKKPRNKIYSGDWKDFLGVPDTYPEWENFFNTELEEGPWQKTVSEWAVKLAPGICADATHGVIRTGHAVRSLTRKESRRRKRELASGLAVWASTYLELPTSFDSLLGLGPEDAIQKVDFVPEESKNFSGTIVSSLQGLGDYDNFSPVIGYLNVSNQPEEIISGLSEGFSRVVLNNVEDNLSAIVFIHSVTSVSALRSILPFLNEYEKKSLLRYSWQSGAALFSAFGKKLSIELPERLENESREEMIDRAIEHGDEHAIKFTEVCLKEFEFNPSPAYYAAARLARKFLEPLS, translated from the coding sequence TTGAAAGCATTCTGTTATTTTAATGTACTGGTTCGTAAGGATCGAGGCGGCTATATGGAAGAAGAGGATACAATGGAAAAAGTTTTAGAATATTTGGAACCCTTTGGTCCGGATCTTAAAAACGGACTAAGTAATCATGCTCCTATGGCCTGTGAGGCGCTACTTACAATGGGAAAAAGAGAAAGTGTTTTTCCTTGGTTAGAAAGATACGGAAACCAATTTTTAGAAAAAAAGAAACCCAGGAACAAAATTTATAGCGGTGATTGGAAAGACTTCCTAGGAGTTCCTGATACATATCCTGAATGGGAAAACTTTTTTAATACAGAATTGGAAGAAGGCCCCTGGCAGAAAACTGTCTCCGAGTGGGCCGTCAAACTTGCTCCAGGAATTTGCGCAGATGCTACTCATGGAGTGATCCGCACTGGGCATGCTGTCAGAAGTTTAACTAGAAAAGAATCGAGACGTAGGAAGAGAGAACTTGCTTCCGGCTTAGCTGTTTGGGCTTCTACTTATTTGGAATTACCTACTTCTTTCGATTCTTTGTTAGGTCTAGGGCCGGAAGATGCCATACAAAAAGTGGATTTTGTCCCGGAAGAATCTAAAAACTTTTCGGGCACAATTGTTTCTTCTCTACAAGGACTGGGAGACTATGATAATTTTTCTCCCGTGATCGGATATCTAAACGTTTCTAATCAACCTGAAGAAATTATTTCGGGTTTGTCGGAAGGATTTTCCAGGGTGGTCCTGAATAATGTAGAAGATAATCTTTCTGCGATCGTATTTATACATTCTGTGACTAGCGTTTCCGCTCTCAGGAGTATATTGCCTTTTCTGAATGAATATGAAAAGAAGTCTCTATTAAGATATTCCTGGCAGTCAGGAGCAGCTTTATTTTCTGCATTTGGTAAAAAACTAAGTATCGAACTTCCTGAAAGGTTAGAAAACGAATCCAGAGAAGAAATGATAGATAGGGCAATCGAGCATGGAGACGAACATGCGATCAAATTTACAGAAGTATGTTTGAAAGAATTTGAATTCAATCCTTCTCCTGCGTATTATGCGGCCGCTCGTTTAGCTAGAAAGTTTTTGGAACCGTTATCTTAA
- a CDS encoding 2OG-Fe(II) oxygenase: protein MNPDFSNLNWDSLLENLNSTGAVLQKNILDEEYCSKWISLYDQSDLFRKTVVMEKYRFGSGEYKYFKNPEPPQIAKIKKEIYPKLSPLANQWMENLKIDKRFPVDLITFQNLCKEKGQTQPTSLLLKYGKGGFNTLHQDLYGDVYFPIQLAFFLNEPGKDYEGGEFVLTQSRPRAQSKPIVFRPERGDMILFTTDFFPIKGAKGYYRSQVKHGVSEIHSGNRHTLGIIFHYAVS, encoded by the coding sequence GTGAATCCTGATTTTTCAAATTTAAATTGGGACAGTCTATTAGAAAATTTGAATTCTACTGGGGCTGTCCTACAAAAGAATATTTTGGATGAGGAATATTGCTCGAAATGGATCTCTTTATACGATCAATCCGATCTGTTTCGCAAAACTGTAGTCATGGAAAAATATCGTTTCGGTTCCGGAGAATATAAATATTTCAAAAATCCGGAGCCCCCACAAATTGCAAAAATCAAAAAAGAGATCTATCCTAAACTTTCTCCATTAGCAAACCAATGGATGGAAAATTTGAAGATAGATAAACGTTTTCCTGTAGATCTAATAACTTTCCAGAATTTATGCAAAGAGAAGGGACAAACCCAACCTACAAGTCTTTTACTCAAATATGGGAAAGGAGGATTTAATACTCTTCACCAAGATCTATACGGAGATGTTTATTTTCCGATCCAATTAGCATTCTTCCTAAACGAACCAGGTAAGGATTATGAAGGAGGAGAATTCGTATTAACTCAATCCAGGCCGAGAGCCCAATCTAAACCTATCGTCTTCCGTCCCGAAAGAGGGGATATGATCCTATTCACTACTGATTTCTTTCCTATAAAAGGTGCAAAAGGATATTATAGATCCCAGGTAAAACATGGAGTCAGTGAAATTCATAGCGGTAATCGACATACTCTAGGTATAATCTTTCATTATGCGGTTTCTTGA
- a CDS encoding MBL fold metallo-hydrolase has product MNIRGSRSGFFSLLTTVLLLQNCLTSSANIQDYKQHFIGNDPRDLSSEIPKGKVRAVFLGTSSILLDDGETQILTDGFFSRPSLFKTMFTKISSDEQEIKYVMLLAGIKRLKGIFVCHSHYDHSMDSPFIARETGAKLYGSLSTIQIGKGGGLPEEQLALFQPGKKIQIGKFKITVLNSKHTPPFKILGKTNAADPNRPDLTEALSQPAKAEDYIEGGTYDFLVEHGKNSILIKGSTNYIENAWDGLKADVLFLGIAMLGKQEEEFKSKYYEETVTKISPKMVIPIHWDNFFKPLTEPLEPNLSLGDDVKTGMEFMIQKTSHDGIQFKILRGFESILLF; this is encoded by the coding sequence ATGAATATAAGAGGTTCCAGGTCTGGTTTTTTTAGTCTTTTGACTACGGTCTTATTATTGCAGAACTGTCTGACTTCTTCCGCAAATATCCAGGACTATAAGCAACATTTTATAGGAAATGATCCTAGAGATCTTTCTTCTGAGATCCCAAAAGGAAAGGTCCGAGCAGTATTTTTAGGGACAAGCTCGATTCTGTTGGATGATGGAGAGACTCAGATCCTGACAGATGGATTTTTTTCTAGACCTTCTCTTTTCAAAACTATGTTCACCAAAATTTCCTCCGACGAGCAGGAGATTAAATACGTTATGCTTCTTGCAGGCATTAAACGTTTAAAAGGGATCTTCGTATGTCATTCACACTACGATCATTCTATGGATTCTCCTTTTATTGCTAGGGAGACTGGAGCTAAATTATACGGTTCTCTTTCTACGATCCAGATAGGAAAAGGGGGAGGATTGCCTGAAGAACAATTGGCATTATTCCAACCTGGCAAAAAGATACAGATCGGTAAGTTTAAGATCACTGTACTAAATTCAAAACATACTCCTCCATTTAAAATTTTGGGAAAAACGAATGCTGCAGATCCGAATAGACCGGATTTAACGGAAGCATTGTCTCAACCTGCTAAGGCAGAAGATTATATAGAAGGCGGGACCTATGACTTTTTAGTGGAGCATGGAAAAAATTCCATCCTGATCAAAGGTAGCACGAATTATATCGAGAATGCTTGGGATGGTTTGAAGGCAGATGTTTTGTTCTTAGGGATTGCTATGCTCGGCAAACAAGAAGAAGAATTTAAGTCAAAGTATTACGAAGAAACCGTAACTAAAATTTCTCCTAAGATGGTGATCCCAATACATTGGGATAATTTTTTCAAACCATTGACTGAGCCGTTGGAACCCAACTTAAGTTTGGGAGACGATGTAAAAACAGGGATGGAATTTATGATACAAAAAACCTCTCATGATGGGATCCAATTTAAGATCCTAAGAGGATTTGAAAGCATTCTGTTATTTTAA
- a CDS encoding DoxX family protein, translating to MSIIGLAPVTTTRAQNIFRFILGAFLFTAGIGHLTWQRTEFLAQVPNWLPMDGDLVVVLSGIVEIVLGLSLIFLYKFKAEVGWIVALFFVLIFPGNISQYVNGINAFHLNSDMSRGIRLLFQPILIAWALWSTGAWTAWKNRS from the coding sequence ATGAGTATTATAGGATTGGCTCCGGTCACAACGACTCGAGCGCAAAATATATTTCGATTTATCTTGGGCGCTTTTCTATTCACGGCAGGAATCGGTCATTTGACTTGGCAGAGGACAGAGTTCTTAGCTCAGGTCCCGAATTGGTTGCCAATGGATGGAGACTTAGTGGTTGTTCTTTCCGGGATCGTGGAAATTGTTCTCGGTCTTTCTTTAATTTTCTTATATAAGTTCAAAGCGGAAGTGGGCTGGATCGTTGCTTTATTCTTCGTTTTGATATTTCCAGGAAATATTTCCCAATATGTGAACGGGATCAATGCATTTCACCTGAACTCAGATATGTCTAGAGGGATTCGCTTACTTTTCCAACCGATCCTGATTGCTTGGGCTTTGTGGTCTACGGGTGCGTGGACGGCATGGAAAAACCGTTCTTAA
- a CDS encoding glycoside hydrolase family 15 protein, translating into MDKHTYSSGIIGNCSFLAYISKNTEVEWLCWPKFDSSFIFGSLLDRDKGGSFRIVPEDQNAKFEQKYEENTNIIRTKVACNDGTFLVTDFAPRFFEGETHYKPLILVRKIEPIENSPKINIVCDPRDSYGSFLPKASLASNHIVFSGMGSDLRLTTNISLHYILQNTSFVLNETKYLVLSYGDHLENPSERKIQDLLDRTREYWRNWVKHCSIGEFQQEAVVRSALALKLHQFQDTGAIIAAGTTSLPESPSSGRNWDYRYCWIRDAYYTLSALNGIGHFEEMEHYSHFLENIASTKRERIQPLFSILGEEILEEKILDLDGYLGNKPVRIGNQAFTHIQNDVYGQILLSIMPLYLDTRFHKKSKSSSGQSILNLLKHIERTMNEPDAGLWEFRNLQQKHCYTFLFHWAGSAAAEKIGQKLNDREICDLAASLKERSALNIEACYDKKRGVYTQAEGTEHLDASLLQLISLGYLKEEPEKAKRHLTVLESELKTKEGLFFRYKHNDDFGAPKTAFLVCAFWYVDALACVGRLEEAKKYFLNLLTYTNHLGLFSEDVDPANGSQWGNFPQAYSHVGLMNSAFRISRKMDIPLFLCP; encoded by the coding sequence TTGGATAAACATACTTATTCCTCGGGGATTATCGGAAATTGTTCCTTCTTAGCTTATATCTCTAAGAATACTGAAGTAGAATGGTTATGCTGGCCAAAGTTCGATTCTTCCTTTATTTTCGGATCACTTTTAGATCGGGATAAAGGAGGCTCCTTTCGCATCGTTCCGGAGGATCAAAACGCTAAATTCGAACAAAAATACGAGGAAAATACGAATATCATTCGGACTAAAGTGGCCTGTAATGACGGAACTTTTTTAGTAACGGATTTCGCTCCGAGATTTTTCGAAGGAGAAACACATTATAAACCTTTAATATTAGTTCGTAAAATCGAGCCGATTGAAAATTCACCGAAAATCAATATAGTTTGCGACCCTAGAGATTCTTACGGAAGTTTTCTGCCTAAGGCAAGTCTTGCAAGCAATCATATCGTATTTTCCGGTATGGGATCGGACCTTCGCCTAACTACGAATATTTCTCTTCATTATATTCTTCAAAATACGTCCTTTGTTTTAAACGAAACAAAATACCTAGTGCTAAGTTACGGAGACCATCTCGAAAATCCATCTGAAAGAAAGATCCAAGACTTATTGGATCGAACCAGAGAATATTGGAGAAATTGGGTAAAACATTGCTCCATAGGAGAATTCCAACAGGAGGCAGTGGTTCGTTCCGCTTTAGCTCTCAAACTCCACCAGTTCCAGGATACGGGAGCGATCATCGCCGCGGGAACTACAAGTCTTCCAGAATCTCCATCCAGCGGTAGAAACTGGGACTATAGATATTGTTGGATCAGGGATGCTTATTATACACTCAGTGCTTTGAATGGAATTGGGCATTTCGAGGAAATGGAACATTACTCTCATTTCTTGGAGAATATCGCCTCCACTAAAAGAGAAAGGATACAGCCATTATTTTCCATTTTGGGAGAAGAAATCTTGGAGGAGAAGATCTTAGATCTGGACGGGTATCTGGGAAATAAACCGGTTCGTATAGGCAATCAGGCATTCACCCATATCCAAAACGACGTTTATGGACAAATTTTACTTTCGATCATGCCTCTTTATCTGGATACAAGGTTCCATAAAAAAAGTAAATCCTCTTCCGGACAATCCATATTAAATCTTCTTAAACATATCGAAAGAACTATGAACGAACCTGACGCGGGTTTATGGGAATTCAGGAACCTTCAACAGAAACATTGTTATACTTTTTTATTCCATTGGGCAGGAAGTGCGGCTGCGGAAAAGATCGGACAAAAATTAAACGATCGAGAGATTTGTGACTTGGCAGCTTCCTTAAAGGAAAGATCTGCTCTAAATATAGAAGCTTGTTACGATAAAAAAAGAGGGGTATATACGCAAGCGGAAGGTACTGAACATTTGGATGCCAGCCTATTACAATTGATCAGCCTGGGCTATCTGAAAGAAGAGCCCGAAAAAGCAAAAAGGCATTTAACCGTACTCGAATCGGAATTAAAAACAAAAGAAGGATTATTTTTTCGTTATAAGCATAATGACGACTTCGGAGCTCCTAAAACAGCCTTTCTTGTTTGCGCCTTCTGGTATGTGGACGCATTAGCCTGTGTGGGAAGACTGGAAGAAGCTAAAAAGTATTTTCTAAATCTTCTGACATATACCAATCATCTGGGACTTTTTTCGGAAGACGTGGATCCGGCAAACGGGTCACAATGGGGAAACTTTCCCCAAGCCTACAGTCATGTAGGGCTGATGAATTCCGCATTCAGGATCTCCAGAAAAATGGACATACCTTTGTTTTTATGCCCTTAA